The genome window TACCTGTGCAAATGATCAGTGGATAGATTACCACACAATACTAACATGCCTATCCAAAGACAGTCTTCATTAAACAATATGAATGTCTGAGCACCATTTAAGCGTGGTTTAGTTTATCATTCGAACTTACCACCCTATAGAGTTTTCTGTCTTTGTGTCTGCGCCAATACTTCTGCACAACCACTGCTGCAGACCTTTGTTTAAGGAACTGTTGCCTGCAGTCAAAGAGATTAGCTTAATGAGCATAGAACAATAGCAATATGTATATTCTTGATCTTGAACATGGCCTACCTGTGCTTGTATCCTCTCAGGACTTTCTGTATAATGAGAGCTTTCTCGTTTAAGGCCttgtctcgtttcagctccaaCATGGTATCATGGAAATCCTATAAAAGGGCTCGAATTATTTAGGCATTGGCTAATAAGTCAAAGTCTGCACTGATCAGTTGTGACATGTTACATTTCCTTACCTTCAAAAACACCTTAGTTTTGCCAATCTTCCAGTCATCACCAACACCAAGGACACTCTCACAAATACTTTTGCTGCACGCTTTGGCACTTTCCTGGACCAGGAAATATTAACAATGAAGTTTTCAACAATTAACTAATTTAACAATATGTCTATGGCCTTACTTTaggtcttaaaaaaatatatatttctcacAGTTTTTGGGTCACAGATGACAGAGTTAAGTAGGACACGATAACGATCCAGAAATTGCTGATAGGTGTGACGGATCGGGTAGCCAGCTTTCCTGATGCGAATGGTTTCCATCATGCCCAAATAACGCAGCTGGCGCAGACACAGCTCTCTGTCAAACAGCTGGATTTTTACAGAAAGCAGCATGAGAGAGAACATATCAATAAACTGATTTCATTGCtctattaaaatatgtttttcgtatacagttttatacagtagataactGGATTATTTTTGCAATGACCATACCATGGGTTTCTTAAAGTTATTCGGTTTGATGCATCGAATGAAATAAGGCTGGCATGCTGTCAGATTTTTCATTAGGGAGTCCAGAGACTGACGAAACTGTCCACATAATGTGGGTACTCGCTTCTTGGTGTCTGTTATATGCTGAAATGAGTTTCAATGTCATGATCGCAAAAACTCAAAATAATATGTTCTGACATTTAATGGACATAAAGAtcaaatgtaattttaactTACATGCAAAGAGCTCTTGGAGGTGATCATCATATTGGTGTTGGCATTACTTTTCACAGTACTTGCATCACTGTGGAAGATCTGTTTGAGGAGCTTATTGGTAGATGTTTCCACCAATGTGATGAGATCTGAACTAAGAGCATCCCTGTTCTTTTCCAGAAAACCTTTTAAATGAGTTCaagaattaaattcaattacaaaacaatgaaaaaatctCAATGGTTtcaataaatctttaaatgtattaaatattgaattttatttagagTTCTGTTGGTCTGTCCATGGCCATTCACCTTTTGAGTCATAATAAACTGGCCCAGCAAAATGCTCAATTCCAAACTTTTTGTCATGACTGTTTTTAGGAGGAATGTAAACACTGCTATTCCCATGACACTTATGCATCTTTTGTAGCAAGGTGTTATCTGTGCCCTAGTAGTAAATACATAATTATATCAGTGACCGGTAAAGATTTGTTTCATATAGAAGTACTATGCAAACTCTGTTTAATACTAGAATTCCATCCAATTAGATGAATAATAATTAACTAGTTGTGAGGACAATATATGTATGATGAGCAACAAATATTTGTACCTTAGGAAAGTGGCTCTCCTCATCAATAAGAGAAAGAATGTTTAGAGGTTTGGTGGCCAGTACATCGAGAGTGCCCTGGTTATCGACATAGTCAATGTGTTTCCAGACGATGTTCTCCTGAGTGTACTCTTCCTGCTCCATCTTAAAGACGTGCCTCACAAAGAACTGCTGCAGCTGCTCGTTGGCAAAGTTAATGCACAGCTGTTCGAAGCTGAAAGACAGAGCCGCgcaaattagaaataaataaacagaacatgAGACAAATATCATCGATGCATGTCTCGATTTCATTCACCAAACCTGTTTTCCTTGAAGTTTTCAAATCCAAAGATATCCAGCAGACCTATTGAGTGACGAGTATCAGATTCCTCAGCCTGCGGCTTGAAAATGGCGTTGTTGATTTTCTCCACAATCCACAAAAACAATTTTCCATAGATGGCCTGTGCAGGATGATTACCCCCATGTTAAGTGGTGcagaaatatttcatttaaggCTGACAGGAATGGAACAGAGATGGAATTAATGAATTCTACATAATGATAATTTGAGTCCTGACCTTCACAAAAGCATCCCTTCCATCACTTGCTTGGGCCGAGGAAAGAGGTTTAGACACACACTCCCTGTTAGTCATGAAGGATCTTTGAGTCAAGCTTACATCCAAAGTCTTGACGTCCACCTGCAGAGAAACATATGAAACCAGTTAGGGACATAATGTCAAAGGAGAATAATGAATATTTGAatgcaacatttttaaagaattaccTCCAACAACTGGGCAGCCATTTTGAAATGAGTAGAAGTGATAATATCACATCCTTCCATATTGTTTGAAATGGTggcttaaatgaaaataaaaacagaaatgctATGAATATCATTTTCACTGCAAATGATGTGACCCTGTGAGATTTTTACTGTTAACCATTGAAGGCCTTCTCACCTTCGAAGTCCATGTTTCCTAAGTGGAGGATGGCAGCAAGTAGCTTGTGAATTTCCCAGGAATCGTTCTCTGTGAAAGTCAAGATCTTCATGGCTGAGCGGAAATGGGCGTATTCCTTTATATCATCTCGTCCTTCACAGGAAGTGCACTTGCCCTGGATTAAAATCACAATGACTAGGTAAGCcattattcaattttattgcataattttattttattgcagaaTTATTCATTATGCAAttttcctctgggattaataaagttatttgaatcttgaatctttaaACCATTATGCCGATTCAAACCATTatgaggccaggggtagctcagtggttaaggcattggactacggttcggaagatcccaggttcaaaccccacaaccaccaagttgccactgttgagctcttgagcaaggcccttattcctcaactgctcagtgtcatgagataaaaatgtaagtcactctggataagagcgtctgccaaatgcctaaatgtatgtaaatgtaaattattaaaaacacagGTGTGATAGCATCATACCATGGTCAGGTAGTTGTACTCCACAGCGTTACCCAGAGACAATATTTTCTTCTGTTCAGCCTGCATGCCCATCAgcatgtaataaaaaatgtggTAGTTCCTCTCTTCTTGAGCCTGGACaagttttaaaatgtcatttacaCATATCTccaaaactattttattaaacatggtGTCAACTTGTTATGGTCTACCTGTCGACAGACACGAGATTTCTCCAGCAGGTACTGTTCAATTCGAGCTCCTGTAATGGCTCCATCTTCACTGAAATGGACATCGATGTACTTCCCAAAGCGACTTGAGTTATCGTTGCTAATGGTCTTTGCATTACCAAaggctaaacaaacaaaagatcACACTGATGTTGACACTACATGATACGACATGCAAGAAGTAAGTATGCACTCATAGTTCAAAGATGATTAGTATTAATCAAATTTGGTTGAAATGATCATGACCaacatttgtttctttatatcTGTAGAAAGaatctctgta of Clarias gariepinus isolate MV-2021 ecotype Netherlands chromosome 6, CGAR_prim_01v2, whole genome shotgun sequence contains these proteins:
- the LOC128526417 gene encoding unconventional myosin-VIIa-like — translated: MVVLRQGDYVWMDSSTGVQIGAEVRLTESGQIQLIDDDGKEHKVKKQDSSLKHIHTSSINGIEDMIRLGDLNEAGLLRNLLIRYKEGTVYTYSGSILVAINPYQLLPLYTPEQVQLYTNRRLGELPPHVFAIADSCFFNMRRSRQDQCCIISGESGAGKTESTKLMLQYLAAVSGQQSWIEQQILEANPILEAFGNAKTISNDNSSRFGKYIDVHFSEDGAITGARIEQYLLEKSRVCRQAQEERNYHIFYYMLMGMQAEQKKILSLGNAVEYNYLTMGKCTSCEGRDDIKEYAHFRSAMKILTFTENDSWEIHKLLAAILHLGNMDFEATISNNMEGCDIITSTHFKMAAQLLEVDVKTLDVSLTQRSFMTNRECVSKPLSSAQASDGRDAFVKAIYGKLFLWIVEKINNAIFKPQAEESDTRHSIGLLDIFGFENFKENSFEQLCINFANEQLQQFFVRHVFKMEQEEYTQENIVWKHIDYVDNQGTLDVLATKPLNILSLIDEESHFPKGTDNTLLQKMHKCHGNSSVYIPPKNSHDKKFGIEHFAGPVYYDSKGFLEKNRDALSSDLITLVETSTNKLLKQIFHSDASTVKSNANTNMMITSKSSLHHITDTKKRVPTLCGQFRQSLDSLMKNLTACQPYFIRCIKPNNFKKPMLFDRELCLRQLRYLGMMETIRIRKAGYPIRHTYQQFLDRYRVLLNSVICDPKTESAKACSKSICESVLGVGDDWKIGKTKVFLKDFHDTMLELKRDKALNEKALIIQKVLRGYKHRQQFLKQRSAAVVVQKYWRRHKDRKLYRVVQLGYTRLQVVVRSRQLAHQYRLKRKATLVLQTQIRTYFARKEFKRKRAAVILLQAHVRGMHARKTVQKMKNDAILWPERRDKEQDVLEGQKKPEEILYQNREREAAQQSEPINDQKKKGDPFYGYLPSLGGFFSKMRTGPDDLHSINSVIQDNMRRYQQAVDQVTDAMDSMMKVMDDTMMDHKDRVKRLFKKNGTVKKNFKLKRNKQT